In the Prionailurus viverrinus isolate Anna chromosome A3, UM_Priviv_1.0, whole genome shotgun sequence genome, TTTGGGGCCCAGAGCTGCCTGGCCTCCCCAAGCCCAGGCCCTCCCCTAGTTGGAACCAAGGGGGCCTGAGGGCCTCAatgagggaggggctgggccctgACAGGAGAAAAGGGGTTAGAGATCAGCAGAGGCACCAATCTTCACCTTTGGACTGGGTGCCCCCTGGAGGGCATCACAAAGCGAGTTGCCCATTCTTCCTCAGCCTCTTGGGGGTGCAATGTATCCCAGGAATTTTATCTTCCTCCTGTACTGTCCCCAAGATAACCAGCCACGAGGCTCGGAAATGCTAATCACTGAAAGGCCTAAAGGGCTCCCTCTTTAAGcatcaaaagaaaaccaagggaGGCCCTGTATGTACCCCCGAACTCCAACCTGGACCACAGGAGTTGCCCCAACACTCCTTTTGCTCTGCCTTCTGGCCCCACTCCTACAAGGACCAACTTTAACGGGCTTGATAGGCCTAGTTCCCAGCTTAATTTGGTCCAACAGGGATTgctggctccctcccttccctcctagCCAAATGATCCTGAGCTGCTTCTTTCTAACCCCAAAGCAGGATAAGGCCCGACTTCCTCAAACCCAAGGAGATACACTAAAGACCCCTTCCTCCCCAAGCTTGGATAATACTTAGATATGGAGGTGGTCCCTCACCCCAGTCAGGGTGTAGGCTGTGGCCGCCCTCTCAACGCTTGGTTCCATGTCCCACCAGAGCAAGGACCAAAGGGAGCCAGGAAAGGACGTGTTCCCAAGACAGACGCAAGCCCAGACCATGAAGGATGCACCCTTGGCTGTTAAAACGTTCACCCCCACAAAAGGGGGGTGGACAGATTTATTGAATTCAGACTGGGAAAGGAGCGGCTGGATGGCTGGACTCTGGGCCCAgccccaggcaccctgcccaGGATAGGGCCctgccagagagggagagaggcatggGGCCTGCAGCTACCCACAAGGGAAGTGCCCATTATCACTCCCCTGGAGGGCCTCTTGGGAACCTCCAATTTGGAAAGAAAACCAAGGGCCACAGTAACCTGGACTGGGCCAGAGAAAGGGATTGGGAAGATGGGGAAGCAGGCAGAGGCAGGCTCAGGAGCCTGCGGTGAGTTAGACTGTGCTTCTCAAGGCGgcccaggggcagggtggggggctgccAGCCTTGTGGCGGCCTAGGCTGGACTTTCCTCTGGAGCCCTTCCCAGAATGGCTTTGGGGTCCCCCCCACCAAACACCTGGTGTGGACGGCAGAGGGGAGAGGCACTCTCCGGCCGGGAGCGTCCAGGGCCCAACCCTGGCTGCTACTGTGGCCTAGTCCACTGATGGCACGGTGTGGTAGCACCGGAcagctccccaccctccccacctggtCCCCCAAGCCCAGGGGCAAATGGGGAGGAAAGAGGACTCTGAGAAAGAGGCAATAAGCAGGCAGTGAGGCTGACCCCAGCCCTGGGCCCTACCGAGGTGGCTGGGCCTGTCACAGGGCCAGAGGAACATCACTAAAGGATCTGGAGCTCCCCATTCTGGCTCCATCCACAGCGGCTGCCCAGAGAGTCCTCTGCCCTGGGCTGGTGCTGCCACATCTGGGTCGGGCATGGCTAGGCCCAGTGGCTCAGCTCTGATGTCCAAGACCCCGAACTCCTGCCTGCCGGGCATGGTTCTTCCTGGTCACGTGGACCAGATCGTGTTCCAAATGAAGGATGTGGCTCTGCACACGGTCATCAATGGGGAAGGAAGTCAGGTACCTCTTGACCATAGCGAAGTAAGCCATGGCCTCCCCAAAGCTGGGCACAGGCACCTCATCACCatcttcctcctcatcttcaTCATCTTCATCCTCCTCATcatcctcatcttcctcctcttcctcactgtCAGACTCAGAGTCCTCTTCACCCTCCAGGAAATGGAGAGTAGGGCACTGGGCCTCCTCCTGGGCACTGTAGCCCCCGAAGCTGCCACCAGCTTCTACTACCCCCTGGGCCCAGTCCTCAGCCTCCAAGCCCTCAGAGgagctctcttcctcctcttcctcctcctcttcatcacTGTCATCAACATCaccctcctcttccacctcctcttcctcccccaactcctctccttcccccccttcctcctcctcaccctcttcttcctcctcctcctcctccccttcaccctcctcttcctcttcctcctcttcttcttcctcctcttcctcctcctcctcttcctccccctcacTCTTGAGGGCAGTGGTGATGGTGGCATTTGGGCCACCCCCGAAGCCAGCCTCACGAAAGCAGGCAGCTATGTCCGAAGGCTCCACTGCCTGCCAGGCGGCAGCCACGAAGTGCAAGGCCTCCATCAAACCTAGCTGCAGGCCTGAACGATCCTGGCCCTCTAGTGCGGCCATGGCCTTGAGTAGCATAGCCTGGCGGTAGTGGCCCTTCACCTGTTGGACCACTCCCCGCTCCAGCGGCTGCACGGTGCCCGGCGGGAAGAAGGCCAGCTGTACATGCCGCAGGCCGGAGGTATCCAGGGATTGGGCAGCCAGGCGGCCGGCCAGTAGCAGGACTCGGCGAGACTCTGCAGCCATGCGAGTGTCCAGGGCCTTCAGGTACTTGGCCAGGGCCTGCGTGGTGACACCACCCTTAGAGTTGGCGGTGTAGTCGCAAGGCAGGCCGGCTTGGCCTGCACGGGGCTTGGCCGACTTGCCGGCCACAAGCGGGGGCAGCTTCTCGCTACCGTCTGCGTTGGCGCACAGCAGGACGCTCAGGCGCTGGGTGGCCCTGCGCGCCCGTCCATCGCTGCCGCACAGCCCCGCAGCCTGGTCGGGCAGGAAGTCGTACCACAGACTGGTCTCAATGGCGCTGAACACGTCCTGGGAGGCGTAGCCCTCGGCCACCGACGGCGGCTGCTCCTCCCGAGCGCGCCAGCCCGTCGAACCCCCGCCGCTGCCCTCCGAGGGCACCGCAGGTGGGCTGGCGGGAGCCGCTGGGGGCCGGGGAGCAGCACTGCGCGACCGGGCGCGGGCCACACCGCTGCAGGACACCACACCGTGGCGCCGGCGGAAGCGGTCCAGCCAACCGTTGGAGGCGGTGAAGTCGTCCATGCCCAGCTCCTCGGCTATACGCAGCGCCTTCTCCTTGAGGATGATGCCCTTGACGGGTAGGCCAGCGGCGCGGATCTGCTGGAACCAGGCGATGAGCAGCCCCTCGAGCTTGTCGTAGGGGGACAGCTTGTTGGTCTTGCGGCAGGTGGAGGCCACACCGTACTTGCGCTCCGACGCCAGGATGGCGCGCTTGTTCTTCAGGATGGTGCTCAGCGTGGACGGCGGGATGTTGAAGCGCCGCGCGATCTCGCCCTTGCGCAAGTCCGGGttctcctccacctcctggaTGATCCGCGACTTCTCCCGGAACGTCAGCTGCCGCCGCTTGGGGCCCATCCCggcgcgccccccgccccggggcccggcgccaccgccgccgccccggggcggggggcccgGGCCCGCGGCGGGGGGCACCTGGCGGCCTCTCCCGCGCGCCCC is a window encoding:
- the CENPB gene encoding major centromere autoantigen B — its product is MGPKRRQLTFREKSRIIQEVEENPDLRKGEIARRFNIPPSTLSTILKNKRAILASERKYGVASTCRKTNKLSPYDKLEGLLIAWFQQIRAAGLPVKGIILKEKALRIAEELGMDDFTASNGWLDRFRRRHGVVSCSGVARARSRSAAPRPPAAPASPPAVPSEGSGGGSTGWRAREEQPPSVAEGYASQDVFSAIETSLWYDFLPDQAAGLCGSDGRARRATQRLSVLLCANADGSEKLPPLVAGKSAKPRAGQAGLPCDYTANSKGGVTTQALAKYLKALDTRMAAESRRVLLLAGRLAAQSLDTSGLRHVQLAFFPPGTVQPLERGVVQQVKGHYRQAMLLKAMAALEGQDRSGLQLGLMEALHFVAAAWQAVEPSDIAACFREAGFGGGPNATITTALKSEGEEEEEEEEEEEEEEEEEEEGEGEEEEEEEEGEEEEGGEGEELGEEEEVEEEGDVDDSDEEEEEEEEESSSEGLEAEDWAQGVVEAGGSFGGYSAQEEAQCPTLHFLEGEEDSESDSEEEEEDEDDEEDEDDEDEEEDGDEVPVPSFGEAMAYFAMVKRYLTSFPIDDRVQSHILHLEHDLVHVTRKNHARQAGVRGLGHQS